A portion of the Bactrocera neohumeralis isolate Rockhampton chromosome 2, APGP_CSIRO_Bneo_wtdbg2-racon-allhic-juicebox.fasta_v2, whole genome shotgun sequence genome contains these proteins:
- the LOC126751126 gene encoding probable dimethyladenosine transferase yields the protein MPKIKTEKKTRIHQEVQKQGIVFNKDFGQHILKNPLVIQSMLEKAALRNTDTVLEIGPGTGNMTVRMLERAKKVIACEIDTRLAAELQKRVQATPLQPKLQVLIGDFLKAELPFFDLCIANVPYQISSPLIFKLLLHRPLFRCAVLMFQREFAQRLVAKPGDKLYCRLSINTQLLARVDMLMKVGKNNFKPPPKVESSVVRLEPKNPPPPVNFTEWDGLTRIAFLRKNKTLGAAFKINSVLEMLEKNYKLHLSLHNKPLESDFNMQAKVSAILQKLEMENSRARSMDLDDFMKLLLAFNSEGIHFN from the exons ATGCcgaaaataaaaactgaaaagaaAACTCGCATACACCAAGAGGTGCAAAAGCAAG GCATCGTGTTCAATAAAGATTTTGGCCAACATATACTAAAAAATCCTCTTGTCATACAGAGTATGCTAGAGAAGGCTGCATTGCGCAACACAGACACCGTATTGGAAATCGGTCCCGGTACTGGTAATATGACGGTACGCATGTTGGAGCGAGCAAAAAAAGTCATTGCCTGCGAAATCGATACAAGATTAGCTGCGGAATTGCAAAAACGTGTGCAAGCTACACCATTGCAACCGAAATTGCAAGTGCTCATCGGCGATTTCCTCAAAGCGGAGTTGCCTTTCTTCGATTTGTGTATTGCCAACGTGCCTTATCAAATCAGTTCTCCACTGATTTTCAAATTATTGCTACACCGGCCACTATTTCGATGTGCAGTCCTAATGTTTCAGCGAGAGTTCGCTCAACGTTTAGTTGCCAAACCGGGTGATAAGCTGTATTGTCGCCTAAGCATCAATACTCAGTTATTAGCACGCGTCGATATGTTAATGAAAGttgggaaaaataattttaaaccaCCCCCAAAGGTTGAGTCAAGTGTTGTGCGCTTGGAACCAAAGAATCCACCACCACCTGTCAATTTCACAGAATGGGATGGCTTAACACGTATCGCATTCCTGCGGAAGAATAAAACACTAGGTGCGGCGTTTAAAATCAATTCGGTGCTTGAgatgttagaaaaaaattacaaattacatttGTCGTTGCATAATAAA ccACTAGAGTCAGATTTCAATATGCAAGCCAAAGTTTCAGCCATATTACAGAAGTTGGAAATGGAAAATTCGCGTGCACGTTCAATGGATTTGGACGATTTTATGAAATTGCTGTTGGCTTTCAATTCCGAAGGCATACATTTCAACTAG
- the LOC126751124 gene encoding uncharacterized protein LOC126751124 produces MNSLNEDCLIQILRYLSLKEQIALLLSNKSFIDIIGSMWKTKYKRQLRLKLPPEMPLEFHELKQFICVVHQHVENLQLELDSKDMISLLNGYKFIKTNNLCITVTGSEMLEYEFVTILYDTFPNLRHLRPNGKFTGAGFVLWKHLEQLTISSCYTFQFNYLERILQELPLHTLVLKSFKMKDPHLAEDSLQCCTLSHLVVNSYELSYFTPQLKNLHYLKELNITDLYSTANLDSLHNKLGELHNTRHIEGIYSRDITAIFPKIINFRMHTHLRQLVLAFDPLAFSDMLVYISLLPTLRVLHFHACYVRSELEFKKLFLLSVHLDEISLEDCIISYGSNPCLDINDVVVNRTKALILNFYANKLDCDNKMAQLQLKGSSNLFRLECEQKLMKRCGYLVYEFS; encoded by the exons ATGAATTCTTTAAATGAAGATTGCTTGATTCAAATTTTACGATATTTATCATTGAAAGAACAAATAGCACTTTTACTCTCTAATAAAAGTTTCATTGATATTATTGGGAGTATgtggaaaacaaaatataaaaggcaattaCGTTTAAAGTTACCACCTGAAATGCCACTCGAATTCCATGAGCTTAAACAATTTATATGCGTCGTGCATCAACATGTAGAAAATCTACAACTCGAACTTGACTCCAAAGATATGATTAGTCTGCTAAATGgatataaatttatcaaaacaaaCAACCTCTGTATAACTGTGACAGGTTCAGAGATGTTGGAATACGAATTTGTAACTATCTTATATGATACTTTCCCAAACCTAAGGCATCTGCGACCAAATGGAAAATTTACAGGTGCAGGCTTTGTATTGTGGAAACACTTGGAACAACTAACAATTAGTTCCTGTTATACATTTCAATTTAACTACTTAGAACGGATACTGCAAGAATTGCCATTACATACATTAgtattgaaaagttttaaaatgaaGGATCCACACCTAGCAGAGGATTCTCTGCAATGTTGTACTCTAAGCCATTTGGTTGTTAATTCTTATGAGTTGTCTTATTTTACGCCACAATTaaagaatttgcattatttGAAGGAGTTAAATATAACTGATTTATACTCGACAGCCAATTTGGATTCACTCCACAATAAGCTCGGAGAGCTGCACAACACTCGGCACATTGAGGGGATATATTCACGTGACATTACagcaatatttccaaaaattattaactttcgGATGCATACCCATTTGAGGCAATTAGTATTGGCCTTCGATCCTTTGGCATTTTCCGATATGCTTGTTTACATCTCTTTATTACCTACGTTACGTGTGTTGCACTTTCATGCATGCTATGTACGTAGCGAgttggaatttaaaaaattgtttttgctctCTGTACATTTGGATGAAATAAGTTTAGAGGATTGCATTATCAGTTACGGTAGTAATCCGTGTCTAGATATCAACGACGTTGTCGTGAACCGTACAAAGGcgcttatattaaatttttatgcaaataaattagaTTGTGACAACAAAATG gcTCAGCTGCAATTGAAAGGTAGTAGCAATTTGTTTCGACTGGAGTGTGaacaaaaattgatgaaacGTTGTGGATACTTAGTTTATgaatttagttaa
- the LOC126751121 gene encoding general transcription factor IIF subunit 1 produces MASIAKPGSSGSNASSTTASTSTPAPPSNIQEFNIRVPKNLRKKHHVMRFNATLNVDFAQWRGVKMERENNMKEFRGMEEDTPKFGAGSEYNRDLREEVRRKKFGIIAKKYRPEAQPWILKVGGKSGKKFKGIREGGVSENAAFYVFTHAPDGAIEAYPLNEWYNFQPIQRYKSLSAEEAEQEFGRRKKVMNYFSLMLRKRLKGDEEEEQDPEEVKIKGAAKKPKELKISEMDEWIDSDEESDSDEDEEKKKKEEDSDEDGGKKKGKKGLQKKPKKKRDVDDEAFEESDDGDEEGREMDYDTESSEDEPDPESKLDKDMKSVAEEDALRKLLTSDEEDEEEEKKSDESDKEKDKTKEDGSSKEKKKTKKVSKDEKKESSSDFSSDSSDSEDESNSSKKKAKETPNIKNTVNNNSRSATPTGTSPNSATKRKVNNSMPSDLTASENSNSPVSTPAKRTKTDTTPIVPSTFAGVVNANNKDDYGITEEAVRRYLMRKPMTPTELLTKFKNKKTGVSSDRLVETMTQILKKINPVKQTIQNKMYLSIKPTK; encoded by the exons ATGGCGTCTATTGCTAAACCTGga TCAAGCGGCTCCAATGCCAGCAGTACAACAGCATCCACGTCGACACCTGCCCCTCCAAGTAACATACAGGAATTCAATATTCGTGTGCCTAAAAATTTGCGAAAGAAGCATCATGTTATGCGTTTTAATGCCACATTGAACGTCGACTTTGCGCAATGGCGGGGCGTTAAAATGGAACGTGAAAATAATATGAAGGAATTTCGTGGTATGGAGGAAGATACTCCAAAATTTGGAGCAGGATCCGAATATAATCGCGATCTTCGCGAAGAAGTACGAAGAAAAAAATTCGGAATAATAGCCAAAAAATATAGACCCGAAGCGCAACCTTGGATTTTAAAAGTCGGTGGCAAAAgtggtaaaaaatttaaaggaattcGTGAGGGTGGTGTCAGTGAAAATGCAGCATTTTATGTGTTCACTCATGCTCCAGATGGTGCAATAGAAGCATATCCATTGAATGAATGGTATAATTTTCAACCGATACAGCGTTATAAATCTCTATCCGCTGAAGAAGCAGAACAGGAATTTGGACGAAGAAAGAAagttatgaattatttttcgcTTATGTTGCGTAAGCGTTTGAAGGGCGACGAGGAAGAAGAACAGGATCCAGAGGAAGTGAAAATTAAAGGAGCAGCCAAGAAACCGAAAGAATTGAAGATCAGTGAAATGGATGAATGGATTGATTCTGATGAAGAGTCTGACTCGGATGAAGatgaagagaagaagaagaaagaagaagataGCGATGAGGACGGTGGCaagaaaaaggggaaaaaaggTCTGCAGAAGAAGCCAAAGAAAAAACGTGACGTAGATGACGAAGCCTTTGAGGAATCAGATGATGGTGATGAGGAAGGACGAGAAATGGACTATGATACGGAGTCTAGCGAAGA TGAGCCAGATCCAGAGTCTAAATTGGACAAGGATATGAAATCGGTAGCTGAGGAGGATGCCCTACGCAAATTGCTGACATCGGATGAAGAAGACGAAGAAGAGGAGAAGAAATCGGATGAATCTGATAAGGAAAAGGATAAAACTAAAGAAGATGGAAGtagcaaagaaaaaaagaaaacaaagaaagtCTCGAAAGACGAAAAGAAAG AATCATCCAGTGATTTTAGTTCAGATAGTAGCGACTCTGAAGATGAAAGTAACAGTAGCAAGAAAAAGGCAAAGGAGACGCCAAATATCAAGAATACAGTTAACAATAATTCACGTTCTGCAACACCAACTGGAACATCGCCTAATAGCGCAACTAAACGGAAAGTCAACAATAGCATGCCTAGTGATCTTACAGCTTCGGAGAACAGCAACAGCCCTGTAAGCACACCTGCGAAGCGTACGAAAACAGATACTACACCCATAGTGCCATCAACATTCGCCGGTGTAGTAAATGCTAACAATAAAGA tGATTACGGTATAACTGAAGAAGCTGTTCGTCGTTATTTAATGCGCAAACCCATGACACCGACAGAGCTCTTgacgaagtttaaaaataaaaagactgGTGTCTCCAGCGATCGTCTTGTCGAAACAATGACCCAAATCCTAAAGAAGATCAATCCTGTTAAACAAACTATTCAAAACAAGATGTACTTGAGCATCAAGCCAACAAAGTGA
- the LOC126751113 gene encoding LOW QUALITY PROTEIN: SCY1-like protein 2 (The sequence of the model RefSeq protein was modified relative to this genomic sequence to represent the inferred CDS: inserted 2 bases in 2 codons) → MAMDVINKFYSTVHTTVSQLSGVLPGNNVTREYEVLEQVCTAGVGLMWKVYNGYKKSTKQEVSVFVFEKKMLERWSKDDRETMLETLRRGVQQLTKIRHPHVLTVQHPLEESRDSLAFATEPVFASLANVVGDSVRSEKKLYDVEIRHGLLQLFDGLSFLHNDAKIVHRNICAETIVINKNRSWKLFGFDFCITNQPATDGKPFWPCREYSTSVHVLAQPSLEYCAPEVALNTINSTESDLFSLGVLIFTIYSGKPLKMFGSDYSSFRRYAADLNQRKYPPMNSIPSDLNESLRALLHPSPHMRPQLHEMKQIVYFQDVGVKTLSYLDSLYQWDNLQKXKFYKGLPQIIPTLPHRVNLHSILPYLVKEFVNSPMIPFVLPNVLLIAEMSSQKXYCEHILTHLKPIFKLTDPIQILLIFMQKMDLLLKLTPAEEVKLHVLPLLYRSLECDMPQIQELCLGVLPTFSNLIDYNAMKNAVIPRIKKLCLHSSNVSVKVNCLISIGKLLEDLDKWLVLDEILPFLQQIQSREPAIIMAIIGIYKIAMTNTKLGITKDVMAHKCIPFLMPLCVENGLTIAQFNTIVTLIREMFSRVEKEQREKLEQLSTIQRENKPRDASEILTTELEQGTKTNTSLNSSVNSDDDMFSGFSITQPTKKINTTQAGQQQKFKTNNDVLKISHNAPPKPDILSSLMNSNLTSLSNSPSPKSAATATTAVSPIVNPYALSGGGNHLTSPNQARSNDSWTNNWHSANPLVMNHQLASPQAISSNSNNNASSLDNLDPFGGSNKIVNASMQRPAVNYIYPSGYNGGGGGGVGASNGNALNSMNNLTPLLPQQNATQQQSQDNKNLNTLSQQDILSFLN, encoded by the exons ATGGCCATGGacgtaataaataaattctacTCAACAGTACATACGACAGTATCACAGCTGTCTGGTGTTCTTCCAGGGAACAACGTCACCAGAGAATATGAAGTGCTGGAGCAGGTGTGTACAGCAGGTGTAG GGCTTATGTGGAAGGTGTACAATGGCTACAAGAAGAGCACGAAACAGGAAGTCTCTGTATTTGTATTCGAAAAGAAAATGCTGGAGCGCTGGTCGAAAGATGATCGAGAAACAATGTTGGAAACATTAAGACGTGGGgtgcaacagttaacaaaaaTACGACATCCACACGTGTTAACTGTTCAACATCCGCTTGAGGAGTCACGCGATTCCTTGGCGTTCGCAACAGAGCCAGTATTCGCTTCGTTGGCCAATGTTGTGGGTGATTCAGTACGTTCGGAGAAAAAACTCTATGATGTTGAGATACGTCATGGATTATTGCAACTATTTGACGGTTTGTCATTTTTACATAATGATGCCAAAATCGTGCACCGTAATATATGCGCAGAAACTATTGTGATCAATAAAAATAGGAGCTGGAAATTATTTGGTTTTGACTTCTGCATAACTAATCAACCTGCGACCGATGGTAAACCCTTTTGGCCATGCCGCGAGTACTCTACTTCTGTTCATGTCCTAGCTCAACCGAGTTTGGAGTACTGTGCGCCTGAAGTAGCGTTAAATACTATAAATAGCACCGAAAGTGACCTATTCTCTTTAG GTGTATTAATATTCACAATTTATTCGGGTAAACCGTTAAAAATGTTTGGTAGTGATTATAGTTCATTTCGTCGATATGCCGCCGATCTTAACCAACGAAAGTACCCGCCAATGAATAGTATTCCCAGCGATTTGAATGAAAGTTTAAGAGCTTTGTTGCATCCAAGTCCGCATATGCGCCCACAATTGCACGAAATGAAACAG ATAGTATATTTCCAAGACGTTGGAGTTAAGACACTGAGCTACTTGGATTCCCTTTATCAATGggataatttacaaa tcaaattctACAAAGGACTTCCACAAATAATACCAACACTACCGCATCGCGTTAACTTACATTCCATATTGCCATATTTGGTAAAAGAATTCGTGAATTCGCCAATGATACCTTTTGTTTTACCTAATGTATTGCTCATCGCTGAGATGAGTAGTCAGA AGTATTGCGAACACATACTTACGCATCTGAAACCCATTTTCAAATTGACAGATCCCAtacaaatacttttaattttcatgCAAAAAATGGAtctcttactaaagttgacaccTGCTGAAGAAGTTAAGCTACACGTTCTACCACTGCTTTATCGCTCATTGGAATGTGATATGCCGCAAATACAAGAGTTATGCTTAGGTGTGTTACCGACGTTTTCCAATTTGATTGACTACAACGCCATGAAAAACGCTGTGATACCACGAATTAAGAAACTCTGCTTGCACAGCAGTAATGTGTCGGTGAAAGTAAATTGTTTGATATCGATTGGTAAACTACTAGAAGATCTTGACAAGTGGCTGGTGTTGGATGAAATATTGCCCTTCCTGCAGCAGATACAAAGCCGCGAACCTGCAATTATTATGGCTATAATTGGAATTTATAAAATCGCCATGACCAACACTAAGTTAGGCATAACTAAAGATGTAATGGCGCATAAATGTATACCGTTTTTAATGCCACTCTGCGTTGAGAACGGTCTCACTATCGCGCAGTTCAACACGATTGTGACACTAATTAGGGAAATGTTCAGTCGGGTGGAGAAGGAACAACGTGAGAAATTGGAGCAACTCTCAACTATCCAAAGGGAAAACAA GCCACGTGATGCCTCCGAGATTTTGACTACAGAATTGGAACAAGGTACAAAAACGAACACAAGTCTTAACAGCAGTGTAAACAGCGACGATGACATGTTTTCGGGCTTCTCCATAACGCAaccaacgaaaaaaataaatacgacACAAGCAggtcaacaacaaaaatttaaaacaaacaacGATGTGCTTAA AATATCACACAACGCACCGCCCAAACCGGACATTCTTTCCTCTTTGATGAATTCGAATCTGACCAGTTTGAGCAACTCCCCATCGCCAAAGTCTGCTGCTACAGCTACTACTGCAGTTTCACCCATTGTAAATCCGTATGCACTTAGTGGTGGTGGCAATCACTTGACCAGTCCCAACCAAGCGCGCTCAAATGATAGTTGGACCAACAACTGGCATAGCGCAAATCCTTTAGTTATGAACCATCAATTAGCCTCGCCTCAGGCTATTAGCAGTAATAGTAATAACAATGCATCGTCTTTAGACAATTTGGATCCCTTCGGCGGTAGTAATAAAATCGTTAACGCCAGCATGCAAAGACCGGCAGTGAATTATATTTATCCGTCTGGATAtaatggtggtggtggcggcggtgtTGGTGCCAGTAATGGCAACGCTTTGAATAGTATGAATAATTTAACACCACTGCTACCACAGCAGAATGCCACGCAGCAACAGTCACAGGATAATAAGAATCTGAATACATTATCACAACAagatattttaagttttctgaATTAG